One Mycobacterium marseillense DNA window includes the following coding sequences:
- the lepB gene encoding signal peptidase I, protein MTDTADSSNPQSHAGESDPKVSTRNLETRPDDAETADRPVPEPGPAEEVSERDGAKHSTLREFALLAVIAIVLYYVMLTFVARPYLIPSESMEPTLHGCTGCVGDRIMVDKITYRFSAPSPGDVIVFKGPPPWNLGYKSIRSNNTVLRWVQNALSFIGFVPPDENDLVKRVIAVGGQTVACRAETGLTVDGKPLKEPYLDRNTMAADPSVYPCLGSEFGPVAVPAGRLWVMGDNRTHSADSRAHCTSVPAEALKGVLCTGDPTSGTVPVSNVIGKARFIVWPPSRWGGVESVNPQQTR, encoded by the coding sequence GTGACCGACACCGCGGATTCATCTAACCCCCAGTCCCACGCTGGCGAATCAGATCCGAAGGTCTCTACGCGCAATCTGGAGACGCGCCCCGACGACGCCGAGACGGCCGACCGGCCGGTTCCCGAACCGGGCCCCGCGGAAGAGGTGTCCGAGCGCGACGGCGCCAAGCACTCCACGCTGCGCGAATTCGCCCTCCTGGCGGTGATCGCCATCGTGCTCTACTACGTCATGTTGACGTTCGTGGCGCGGCCCTACCTGATCCCGTCGGAATCCATGGAGCCCACGTTGCACGGCTGCACGGGCTGCGTCGGCGACCGGATCATGGTGGACAAGATCACCTATCGGTTCAGCGCACCGAGCCCGGGCGACGTCATCGTCTTCAAGGGCCCGCCGCCGTGGAACCTCGGCTACAAGTCGATCCGGTCGAACAACACCGTGCTGCGCTGGGTGCAGAATGCGCTGTCCTTCATCGGCTTCGTACCCCCTGACGAAAACGACCTGGTCAAGCGGGTGATCGCGGTCGGGGGGCAGACGGTGGCGTGCCGGGCGGAGACCGGGCTCACGGTCGACGGCAAGCCGCTCAAGGAGCCGTATCTGGATCGCAACACCATGGCGGCCGACCCGTCGGTCTACCCGTGCCTGGGCAGCGAGTTCGGGCCGGTCGCCGTTCCCGCCGGACGGCTGTGGGTGATGGGCGACAACCGGACGCACTCGGCGGATTCACGCGCCCACTGCACCAGCGTGCCGGCCGAGGCACTCAAGGGTGTGCTGTGCACGGGCGATCCCACCTCGGGGACCGTGCCGGTGTCCAACGTCATCGGCAAGGCCAGGTTCATCGTGTGGCCGCCGTCCCGTTGGGGCGGCGTGGAGTCGGTGAACCCGCAGCAGACTCGGTAG
- the rplS gene encoding 50S ribosomal protein L19 yields the protein MNRLDFVDQASLRDDIPVFGPGDTINVHVKVIEGAKERIQVFKGVVIRRQGGGIRETFTVRKESYGVGVERTFPVHSPNIDHIQVVTRGDVRRAKLYYLRELRGKKAKIKEKR from the coding sequence ATGAACCGGCTGGACTTCGTCGATCAGGCGTCGCTGCGCGACGACATCCCGGTTTTCGGCCCGGGCGACACCATCAACGTGCACGTCAAGGTCATCGAGGGCGCCAAGGAGCGCATCCAGGTGTTCAAGGGCGTGGTGATCCGCCGCCAGGGCGGTGGCATCCGCGAGACCTTCACCGTCCGCAAGGAAAGCTACGGCGTCGGCGTCGAGCGCACCTTCCCGGTGCACTCGCCCAACATCGACCACATCCAGGTGGTGACCCGTGGCGATGTCCGCCGCGCCAAGCTGTACTACCTGCGGGAGCTGCGGGGCAAGAAGGCCAAGATCAAGGAGAAGCGCTGA
- the trmD gene encoding tRNA (guanosine(37)-N1)-methyltransferase TrmD, which translates to MRIDVVTIFPGYLDPLRQSLPGKAIQSGLVDLTVHDLRRWTHDVHRSVDDAPYGGGPGMVMKAPVWGDALDEICSGETLLVVPTPAGALFTQATAARWSAEKHLTFACGRYEGIDQRVIEDAGRRMRVEEVSIGDYVLPGGESAAVVMIEAVLRLLDGVLGNPASRLDDSHSPALDRRLEGPSYTRPPNWRGLEVPEVLLSGDHARIAAWRREISLQRTRERRPELLELGDDAVRDADRGGAGPSA; encoded by the coding sequence ATGAGGATCGACGTCGTCACGATCTTTCCGGGCTACCTGGACCCGCTGCGGCAATCGTTGCCCGGCAAGGCGATTCAGTCTGGACTGGTCGATCTGACCGTCCACGATCTGCGCCGGTGGACGCACGACGTGCATCGCTCGGTCGATGATGCGCCGTACGGCGGCGGCCCGGGAATGGTGATGAAGGCGCCGGTGTGGGGCGACGCGCTCGACGAGATCTGCTCCGGTGAAACGCTTTTGGTCGTCCCGACGCCGGCCGGTGCCCTATTCACTCAGGCCACGGCCGCGCGCTGGAGTGCTGAGAAGCACCTGACGTTCGCGTGCGGCCGCTACGAGGGCATCGACCAGCGGGTCATCGAGGACGCCGGGCGGCGGATGCGGGTGGAAGAGGTCTCCATCGGCGACTACGTCTTGCCGGGCGGGGAGTCGGCCGCGGTGGTGATGATCGAGGCCGTGCTGCGGCTCCTCGACGGCGTCCTCGGCAATCCCGCGTCGCGCCTTGATGATTCGCACTCGCCGGCCCTGGACCGCCGCCTCGAGGGGCCCAGCTATACCCGGCCGCCGAACTGGCGGGGACTCGAGGTTCCCGAGGTGCTGCTCTCCGGTGACCACGCGCGAATTGCCGCGTGGCGACGGGAGATCTCGCTGCAGCGCACCCGCGAACGGCGCCCGGAGCTGCTTGAGCTCGGCGACGATGCGGTCCGCGACGCGGACCGAGGAGGAGCCGGGCCATCGGCTTGA
- the rimM gene encoding ribosome maturation factor RimM (Essential for efficient processing of 16S rRNA), with product MELTVGRVVKAHGIGGEIVVEIRTDDPDARFAPGNTLRGKASRGGGERDFVVESVREHGGRLLIRLAGVADRDSADALRGTLFVVDSDDLPPIDEADTYYDHELEGLHVRTITGQDVGVVGEVLHTAAGELLAVRRVDAAGEQGEVLVPFVSAIVTSVSLDEGRIEIDPPDGLLDL from the coding sequence GTGGAGTTGACCGTCGGGCGCGTCGTGAAGGCGCACGGGATCGGTGGCGAAATCGTCGTCGAAATCCGCACCGACGACCCGGACGCCCGATTCGCGCCGGGTAATACGTTGCGCGGTAAGGCGTCTCGCGGCGGCGGGGAACGGGATTTCGTCGTCGAGAGTGTGCGCGAACACGGCGGGCGGCTGCTGATACGGCTGGCCGGCGTCGCCGACCGTGACTCGGCCGATGCGCTGCGCGGCACGTTGTTCGTCGTCGATTCCGACGACTTGCCGCCGATCGACGAGGCCGACACCTACTACGACCACGAACTCGAAGGGCTGCACGTCCGCACGATCACGGGCCAGGACGTCGGTGTGGTTGGCGAGGTCTTGCATACCGCCGCGGGGGAGTTGTTGGCGGTGCGGCGCGTGGACGCCGCCGGCGAACAGGGGGAAGTGCTGGTGCCGTTCGTCAGCGCGATCGTGACGTCGGTGTCGCTGGACGAGGGCAGGATCGAGATCGATCCGCCCGACGGCCTACTGGATCTGTAG
- a CDS encoding RNA-binding protein: MSTVVVDAVEHLVRGIVDNPDDVRVDMVTSRRGRTVEVHVHPDDLGKVIGRGGRTATALRTLVAGIGGRGIRVDVVDTDQ; this comes from the coding sequence ATGAGTACGGTTGTCGTTGACGCTGTTGAGCACCTGGTTCGCGGGATTGTCGACAACCCCGACGACGTCCGGGTGGACATGGTGACCAGCCGCCGGGGGCGGACGGTCGAGGTCCACGTCCATCCCGACGACTTGGGCAAGGTGATCGGCCGCGGCGGCCGCACCGCGACCGCGCTGCGCACGCTGGTCGCCGGCATCGGCGGTCGCGGTATCCGCGTCGACGTGGTGGACACCGACCAGTAG
- the rpsP gene encoding 30S ribosomal protein S16, which yields MAVKIKLTRLGKIRNPQYRIAVADARTRRDGRSIEVIGRYHPKEDPSLIEINSERAQYWLSVGAQPTEPVLKLLKITGDWQKFKGLPGGEGRLKVKSAKPSKLELFNAALAEAEGGPTTEAAKPKKKSPAKKTAKAAEGEPKAESKPESEGAAETAETTPAEAPAEGGEQAESTTES from the coding sequence ATGGCTGTCAAGATCAAGCTCACCCGGCTTGGCAAGATCCGCAACCCCCAGTACCGCATCGCCGTCGCCGACGCACGGACCCGGCGCGACGGTCGCTCCATCGAGGTCATCGGCCGGTATCACCCGAAGGAAGACCCGAGCCTCATCGAGATCAACTCCGAGCGCGCCCAGTACTGGCTGTCCGTGGGTGCCCAGCCCACCGAGCCCGTCCTCAAGCTGCTGAAGATCACCGGCGACTGGCAGAAGTTCAAGGGGCTGCCCGGCGGCGAGGGCCGGCTGAAGGTCAAGTCCGCCAAACCCAGCAAGCTGGAGCTGTTCAACGCCGCGCTGGCCGAGGCCGAGGGTGGACCGACCACCGAGGCCGCGAAGCCGAAGAAGAAGTCCCCGGCGAAGAAGACCGCGAAGGCCGCCGAGGGCGAGCCCAAGGCCGAGTCCAAGCCCGAGTCCGAGGGCGCCGCTGAGACCGCCGAGACCACGCCCGCCGAGGCGCCCGCCGAGGGCGGCGAGCAGGCCGAGTCGACCACCGAAAGCTGA
- a CDS encoding nuclear transport factor 2 family protein: MLSLAEISDRLEIQQLLVDYSTAIDNRRFDDLDRVFVPDAYIDYTALGGIEGHYPEVKKWLSEVLPNFPVYAHMLGNFSVRIDGDTASSRVICFNPMVLGGDADQVLFCGLWYDDEFARTSEGWRMTRRVETKVFQKVM, encoded by the coding sequence ATGTTGAGCCTGGCCGAGATATCCGACCGCCTTGAGATCCAGCAGCTTCTGGTGGATTACTCCACCGCCATCGACAACCGCCGCTTCGACGACTTGGACCGCGTGTTCGTTCCTGACGCCTACATCGATTACACGGCCTTGGGCGGCATCGAGGGCCACTATCCCGAGGTGAAGAAGTGGCTGTCCGAGGTGCTGCCCAACTTCCCGGTGTACGCGCACATGCTCGGCAACTTCTCGGTGCGCATCGACGGGGACACGGCGTCGTCGCGGGTGATCTGCTTCAACCCGATGGTGCTCGGTGGCGACGCGGATCAGGTGCTGTTCTGCGGCCTCTGGTACGACGACGAGTTCGCGCGTACCTCGGAGGGCTGGCGGATGACCCGGCGGGTGGAGACCAAGGTCTTCCAGAAGGTGATGTGA
- a CDS encoding D-alanyl-D-alanine carboxypeptidase family protein, which yields MRKLLGTAAVLLAVTATVVTATPSRADSSQPIGSIPIPDGPAQTWIIADLDSGQVLAGRDQNAAHPPASTIKTLLAQVVLDSVSLDSTVVADVADTQVECNCVGIKPGRTYTARQLLDGLLLVSGNDAANTLAHMLGGPDVTVAKMNAKAASLGATNTHAATPSGLDGPGGSGSSTAHDLAVIFRAAMANPVFAQITAEPSAMFPGDNGDHLITNQDELLQRYPGAIGGKTGFTNAARKTFVGAAARGGRRLVIAMMYGLVKEGGPSYWDQAATLFDWGFAQSPQAGIGSL from the coding sequence ATGCGGAAGCTCTTGGGCACAGCCGCGGTGCTGCTCGCCGTCACTGCCACCGTCGTCACCGCCACCCCGTCACGCGCCGACAGCAGCCAGCCGATCGGCTCGATCCCCATCCCCGACGGCCCGGCGCAGACCTGGATCATCGCCGATCTCGACAGCGGCCAGGTGCTGGCAGGCCGCGACCAGAACGCGGCCCACCCGCCGGCCAGCACCATCAAGACGCTGCTGGCCCAGGTGGTCCTGGATTCGGTGAGCCTGGACTCCACCGTGGTCGCCGACGTCGCCGATACCCAGGTCGAATGCAACTGCGTCGGCATCAAGCCGGGCCGCACCTACACCGCGCGCCAACTCCTCGACGGCCTGCTGCTGGTCTCGGGCAACGACGCCGCCAACACCTTGGCCCACATGCTGGGCGGCCCGGACGTCACGGTCGCCAAAATGAACGCCAAGGCGGCCTCCCTGGGAGCCACCAACACGCATGCGGCCACACCGTCCGGCCTGGACGGCCCCGGCGGCTCGGGCTCGTCGACGGCGCACGACCTGGCCGTCATCTTCCGCGCCGCGATGGCCAACCCGGTGTTCGCGCAGATCACCGCGGAACCATCGGCGATGTTCCCCGGCGACAACGGCGATCACCTCATCACCAACCAGGACGAACTGCTGCAGCGCTACCCCGGCGCGATCGGCGGCAAGACGGGATTCACCAACGCCGCCCGCAAGACCTTCGTCGGCGCCGCCGCGCGCGGGGGGCGCCGGCTGGTGATCGCCATGATGTACGGGCTGGTGAAAGAGGGCGGGCCGTCGTACTGGGATCAGGCGGCGACGCTGTTCGACTGGGGATTCGCGCAAAGCCCGCAGGCCGGCATCGGCTCGCTGTAA
- a CDS encoding TetR/AcrR family transcriptional regulator: MARTQQQRREETVGRLLDACIATIIEIGYARASAAVITKRAGVSVGALFRHFDTMGDFMAATASEVLRRQLESFTKGVTEIPADQPTLEAALTILRDITSGPSNAVLYELLVAARTDEKLRETLQHELGHYAAKIHDAARSLPGADRFPADTFPVFVALMTNVFDGAAVVEGVLPQPEIAAQRIPVLTALLTAALRD, translated from the coding sequence ATGGCCAGAACCCAGCAACAGCGCCGCGAGGAAACCGTCGGGCGGCTGCTGGACGCGTGCATCGCCACCATCATCGAGATCGGCTACGCCCGGGCGTCGGCCGCGGTGATCACCAAACGGGCCGGGGTGTCGGTCGGGGCGTTGTTCCGTCACTTCGACACCATGGGCGACTTCATGGCGGCCACGGCGTCCGAGGTGCTGCGCCGCCAACTGGAGTCGTTCACCAAGGGGGTCACTGAAATACCAGCCGACCAGCCGACCCTCGAGGCGGCGCTGACGATCCTGCGCGACATCACCAGCGGACCGTCCAACGCCGTGCTCTACGAACTTCTGGTCGCCGCACGCACCGACGAAAAGCTCAGGGAGACTTTGCAACACGAGCTCGGGCACTATGCGGCGAAGATCCACGACGCCGCGCGGTCGCTGCCGGGCGCCGACCGGTTCCCGGCCGACACCTTCCCGGTGTTCGTGGCGCTGATGACCAACGTGTTCGACGGGGCCGCCGTGGTGGAGGGGGTGCTGCCCCAACCCGAGATCGCGGCCCAGCGGATCCCGGTGCTGACGGCGCTGCTGACCGCCGCGCTGCGGGATTGA
- a CDS encoding N-acyl-D-amino-acid deacylase family protein translates to MAYDVIIRDGLWFDGTGAAPLTRTLGIRDGVVVAVSAESLDDTGCPEVIEAAGKWVVPGFLDVHTHYDAEVLLDPGLRESVRHGVTTVLLGNCSLSTVYADSEDAADLFSRVEAVPREYVFGALNSGRSWSTAADYVKAIDSLPLGPNVGSLLGHSDLRTSVLGLERATDPTVRPTDDELKEMAARLDEALDAGLLGMSGMDAAIDKLDGERFRSRALPSTFATWRERRKLIKVLRKRGRILQSAPNLENPILSLMFFLTSSRIFGRGKGVRMSMLVSADAKSMPLAVHTFGLGTRILNTLLRSSVRFQHLPVPFELYSDGIDLPVFEEFGAGTAALHLRDQLQRNELLADEAYRRRFRRQFDRVKLGPSLWHRDFHDAVIVECPDTSLVGKSFGAIADERGLHPLDAFLDVLVENGERNVRWTTIVANHRPKQLNRLAVDPSIHMGFSDAGAHLRNMAFYNFALRMLKRTQDAHRAGAPFLSTQQAVYRLTGELAEWFGIDAGTLRVGDRADFVVIDPAGLDESVDGYHEEAVPFYGGLRRMVNRNDNAVVATGVGGAVVFSEGQFRDGYGKTVKSGRYLRAGERARGARGALSRSA, encoded by the coding sequence ATGGCCTACGACGTGATCATTCGCGACGGATTGTGGTTCGACGGCACCGGCGCCGCGCCGCTCACCCGCACGCTGGGCATCCGAGACGGCGTCGTGGTCGCCGTCTCGGCCGAGTCGCTGGATGACACCGGCTGCCCCGAGGTGATCGAGGCGGCCGGCAAGTGGGTCGTGCCCGGCTTCCTCGACGTGCACACCCACTACGACGCCGAGGTGCTGCTGGACCCCGGCCTGCGCGAGTCCGTGCGCCACGGCGTCACCACCGTGCTGCTGGGCAACTGCTCGCTGTCGACGGTCTACGCCGATTCCGAGGACGCGGCCGATCTGTTCAGCCGGGTGGAGGCGGTGCCGCGCGAGTACGTCTTCGGCGCGCTGAACTCGGGCAGGTCCTGGTCGACGGCGGCGGACTACGTCAAGGCGATCGACTCTCTGCCGCTTGGCCCCAATGTCGGTTCGCTGCTTGGTCATTCGGACCTGCGTACCTCGGTGCTCGGACTGGAACGGGCCACCGACCCCACGGTCCGGCCCACCGACGACGAGCTGAAGGAAATGGCGGCGCGGCTCGACGAGGCCCTCGACGCCGGGCTACTCGGCATGTCCGGGATGGACGCGGCCATCGACAAACTCGACGGCGAACGCTTCCGGTCGCGCGCCCTGCCGTCCACCTTCGCGACCTGGCGGGAACGGCGCAAGCTGATCAAAGTCCTGCGCAAGCGCGGCCGGATCCTGCAGAGCGCACCGAATCTGGAGAACCCGATCCTGTCACTGATGTTCTTCTTGACCAGCAGCCGAATCTTCGGGCGCGGCAAGGGAGTCCGGATGAGCATGCTGGTCTCCGCGGACGCCAAGTCCATGCCGCTCGCCGTGCACACCTTCGGGCTCGGCACCCGGATCCTCAACACGCTGCTGCGGTCCAGCGTGCGGTTCCAGCACCTGCCGGTGCCGTTCGAATTGTATTCCGACGGAATCGATCTGCCGGTGTTCGAGGAGTTCGGCGCGGGCACCGCTGCGCTGCATCTGCGGGACCAGTTGCAGCGCAACGAACTTCTGGCCGACGAGGCCTATCGCCGTCGGTTCCGCCGCCAGTTCGACCGCGTCAAGCTGGGGCCGTCGCTGTGGCACCGCGACTTCCACGACGCGGTCATCGTGGAATGCCCCGATACGTCGTTGGTCGGCAAGAGCTTTGGTGCGATCGCCGACGAGCGTGGCCTACACCCGCTGGATGCGTTCCTCGACGTGCTCGTCGAAAACGGCGAGCGCAACGTCCGGTGGACCACGATCGTGGCCAACCACCGGCCCAAGCAGCTCAACAGGCTCGCCGTCGACCCCAGCATCCACATGGGCTTCTCCGACGCCGGGGCGCACTTGCGCAACATGGCCTTCTACAACTTCGCACTGCGCATGCTCAAGCGCACCCAGGACGCCCATCGGGCCGGCGCGCCGTTCCTGTCGACCCAGCAGGCGGTGTACCGGCTCACCGGCGAACTGGCCGAGTGGTTCGGCATCGACGCCGGCACGCTGAGGGTGGGTGACCGCGCGGACTTCGTCGTGATTGACCCGGCCGGCCTCGACGAATCGGTCGACGGCTACCACGAGGAAGCGGTGCCGTTCTACGGGGGCCTGCGCCGGATGGTCAACCGCAACGACAACGCCGTCGTCGCCACCGGCGTGGGTGGCGCGGTCGTATTCAGCGAGGGCCAATTCCGCGACGGCTACGGGAAAACCGTGAAGTCCGGCCGCTACCTGCGGGCCGGCGAGCGCGCCCGCGGTGCCCGGGGCGCCCTGAGCCGAAGCGCCTGA
- a CDS encoding metal-dependent hydrolase family protein, with protein sequence MHVRGVGLPDETEIQLWIVDGRISTEPVAGADTVFDGGWIVPGLVDAHCHVGLGQHGEIPLDEAIAQAETERDVGALLLRDCGSPTDTRSLDDRDDMPRIIRAGRHLARPKRYAAGFSRELEDEWQLPDAVAEEARRGDGWIKLVGDWIDRSVGDLAPLWSDDVLKAAIESAHAHGARVTAHVFSEDALPGLINAGIDCIEHGTGLDDDTIELMVERGTVLVPTLVNITENFPGIAEAAAKYPAYAAHMRDLHASGPSRIAAAREAGVPIYAGSDAGTMVPHGRIADEIEALKGIGMSPTQALGAACWDARRWLGRPGLDHGASADLLCFARDPRSGPAVLNNPELIMLRGKIFRSPA encoded by the coding sequence ATGCACGTGCGGGGTGTGGGGCTGCCCGACGAGACCGAGATCCAACTGTGGATCGTCGATGGCCGCATCAGCACCGAACCGGTCGCCGGCGCCGACACCGTCTTCGACGGCGGGTGGATTGTGCCCGGGCTCGTCGATGCCCACTGCCACGTCGGCCTGGGCCAGCACGGCGAGATCCCGCTCGACGAGGCGATCGCCCAGGCCGAGACCGAACGCGACGTCGGCGCGTTGTTGTTGCGGGACTGCGGGTCGCCCACCGACACGCGCAGCCTCGACGACCGCGACGACATGCCCCGCATCATCCGCGCCGGCCGGCATCTGGCCAGGCCCAAGCGGTACGCGGCGGGCTTCTCCCGCGAGCTCGAAGACGAATGGCAACTGCCGGACGCGGTGGCCGAGGAGGCGCGCCGCGGCGACGGCTGGATCAAGCTGGTCGGCGACTGGATCGACCGCAGCGTCGGTGACCTCGCGCCGCTGTGGTCCGACGACGTGCTCAAGGCGGCGATCGAGAGCGCCCACGCCCACGGCGCCCGCGTCACCGCGCACGTCTTCAGCGAGGACGCGCTCCCCGGCCTGATCAACGCCGGCATCGACTGCATCGAGCACGGCACCGGCCTGGACGATGACACCATCGAGCTGATGGTCGAGCGCGGCACCGTGCTGGTCCCCACGCTGGTCAACATCACCGAAAATTTCCCCGGCATCGCCGAGGCCGCCGCGAAGTACCCGGCCTACGCCGCCCACATGCGCGACCTGCATGCCAGCGGCCCGTCCCGCATTGCCGCGGCGCGGGAAGCGGGCGTGCCCATTTACGCCGGCAGCGACGCCGGCACCATGGTCCCGCACGGCCGCATCGCCGACGAGATCGAAGCGCTCAAGGGCATCGGGATGAGCCCGACGCAGGCGTTGGGGGCGGCCTGCTGGGACGCGCGCCGCTGGCTCGGCCGGCCCGGGCTCGATCACGGCGCGTCGGCCGACCTGTTGTGCTTCGCCCGCGATCCGCGGTCGGGGCCCGCCGTGCTGAACAATCCCGAGCTGATCATGTTGCGCGGCAAGATCTTCCGTTCACCGGCCTAG
- the ffh gene encoding signal recognition particle protein, with amino-acid sequence MFESLSDRLTGALAGLRGKGRLTDADIEATTREIRLALLEADVSLPVARAFVTRIKDRAKGAEVSGALNPAQQVVKIVNEELIGILGGQTRQLAFAKTPPTVVMLAGLQGSGKTSLAGKLAAWLRGQGHTPLLVACDLQRPAAVNQLQVVGERAGVPVFAPHPGESPESGPGDPVAVAAAGIAEANAKHHDVVIVDTAGRLGIDDELMAQAAAIRDAVNPDEVLFVLDAMIGQDAVTTAEAFREGVGFTGVVLTKLDGDARGGAALSVREVTGVPILFASTGEKLEDFDVFHPDRMSSRILGMGDVLSLIEQAEQVFDAEQAEAAAVKIGSGELTLEDFLEQMLAIRKMGPIGNLLGMLPGAGQMKDALAQVDDKQLDRLQAIIRGMTPAERADPKIINASRRLRIANGSGVTVSEVNQLVDRFFEARKMMSSMLGGMGIPGMGRKSATRKAKGGKGKKGKKGGRGPTPPKARNPLAAGMPGMPAGFPDLSQMPEGLNELPPGLADFDLSKLKFPGNQGKKS; translated from the coding sequence GTGTTTGAATCGCTGTCCGACCGATTGACCGGCGCCCTTGCCGGGCTCCGCGGCAAGGGTCGACTGACCGACGCCGATATCGAGGCCACCACCCGCGAAATCCGGCTGGCGCTGCTGGAAGCCGACGTGTCGTTGCCCGTGGCGCGCGCCTTCGTCACCCGGATCAAGGACCGCGCCAAGGGCGCCGAGGTCTCCGGTGCCCTCAACCCGGCACAGCAGGTCGTCAAGATCGTCAACGAAGAGCTCATCGGCATCCTGGGCGGACAGACCCGCCAGCTCGCGTTCGCGAAGACGCCGCCGACCGTGGTGATGCTCGCGGGCCTGCAGGGTTCCGGTAAGACGTCGCTGGCCGGCAAGCTGGCCGCCTGGCTGCGCGGGCAGGGCCACACCCCGCTGCTGGTGGCGTGCGACTTGCAGCGCCCCGCCGCGGTCAACCAGCTGCAGGTCGTCGGCGAGCGGGCCGGCGTGCCGGTGTTCGCGCCGCACCCCGGCGAGTCCCCGGAGTCCGGACCGGGCGACCCGGTCGCGGTCGCCGCGGCGGGCATCGCCGAGGCCAACGCCAAGCATCACGACGTCGTCATCGTCGATACCGCCGGCCGGCTGGGCATCGACGACGAGCTGATGGCGCAGGCCGCGGCCATCCGCGACGCCGTCAACCCCGACGAGGTCCTGTTCGTCCTGGACGCGATGATCGGTCAGGACGCCGTCACCACCGCCGAGGCGTTCCGCGAGGGCGTCGGCTTCACCGGGGTGGTCCTCACCAAGCTCGACGGGGACGCCCGCGGTGGCGCGGCGCTCTCGGTCCGCGAGGTGACCGGTGTCCCAATCCTTTTCGCCTCCACCGGCGAGAAGCTGGAGGACTTCGACGTCTTCCACCCCGACCGGATGTCCAGCCGCATCCTGGGCATGGGCGACGTGCTGAGTTTGATCGAGCAGGCCGAGCAGGTCTTCGACGCCGAACAGGCCGAGGCCGCCGCGGTCAAGATCGGCAGCGGCGAGCTGACGCTCGAGGACTTCCTGGAGCAGATGCTCGCCATCCGCAAGATGGGTCCGATCGGCAACCTGCTGGGCATGCTGCCCGGGGCCGGGCAGATGAAGGACGCGCTGGCCCAGGTCGACGACAAGCAACTCGACCGCCTGCAGGCCATCATCCGCGGCATGACCCCCGCCGAGCGCGCCGACCCGAAGATCATCAACGCGTCGCGGCGACTGCGCATCGCCAACGGTTCGGGCGTCACGGTCTCGGAGGTCAACCAGCTCGTCGACCGCTTCTTCGAGGCCCGCAAGATGATGTCGTCCATGCTCGGCGGCATGGGCATCCCGGGGATGGGCCGCAAGTCGGCGACCCGTAAGGCCAAGGGCGGGAAAGGTAAGAAGGGCAAGAAGGGCGGGCGTGGCCCGACACCACCGAAGGCCCGCAACCCCCTGGCCGCCGGGATGCCGGGCATGCCGGCCGGGTTCCCCGACTTGTCGCAGATGCCCGAAGGCCTCAACGAGCTGCCGCCCGGGCTGGCCGACTTCGATTTGTCCAAGCTCAAGTTCCCGGGCAACCAGGGTAAGAAATCGTGA
- a CDS encoding alpha/beta hydrolase: MLELIDKGSCTAEHPVPLLFVHGGWHGAWCWEHFQDFFADAGYRTVAVSLRGHGTSPTAKPLRKVSIADYIEDVRSVADDLGGAPILIGHSLGGFVIQRYLEERGAPAAVLVGSVPPQGVLRLALRVWRRRPSMTMEAWNDPTLLKFLATPALAREYLFCPDTPEDVVEACRQQAGAESVRAAMTDPMIRRVRTRRVTTPILVLGAEHDGFVSPADVRATARAYRTEPEFFSMGHNMMLEPGWAEVAARIRDWLQAHEAVTHAR; this comes from the coding sequence ATGCTCGAGCTGATCGACAAAGGGTCCTGCACTGCCGAGCACCCGGTGCCCCTGCTCTTCGTCCACGGCGGGTGGCACGGCGCGTGGTGCTGGGAACACTTCCAGGACTTCTTCGCCGACGCCGGCTACCGCACGGTCGCGGTGAGCCTGCGCGGGCACGGCACCAGCCCCACGGCGAAGCCGCTGCGGAAGGTGTCCATCGCCGACTACATCGAGGACGTCCGTTCGGTGGCCGACGACCTCGGTGGCGCGCCGATCCTGATCGGGCACTCCCTGGGTGGCTTCGTGATCCAGCGCTACCTCGAAGAGCGCGGCGCCCCGGCGGCGGTGCTGGTGGGCTCGGTGCCGCCGCAGGGCGTGCTCCGGTTGGCGTTGCGCGTCTGGCGCCGCCGCCCGTCGATGACCATGGAAGCCTGGAACGATCCCACGCTGCTGAAATTCTTGGCCACCCCGGCGCTGGCCCGCGAGTACCTCTTTTGCCCCGACACGCCCGAGGACGTCGTCGAAGCCTGCCGGCAACAGGCCGGGGCCGAGAGCGTGCGCGCCGCGATGACCGATCCGATGATCCGCCGCGTCCGGACCCGGCGGGTGACGACGCCGATCCTGGTCCTGGGCGCCGAGCACGACGGCTTCGTCAGCCCCGCCGATGTGCGCGCCACCGCGCGCGCCTACCGCACCGAACCGGAATTCTTTTCCATGGGCCACAACATGATGCTCGAACCGGGCTGGGCCGAGGTCGCCGCACGCATCCGCGACTGGCTGCAGGCCCACGAAGCGGTGACCCACGCGCGATAG